The sequence ACGGCGTGCACAACGCCCGTTGCCCCCGATATGGACATACTCACCAATACCGAAAAGCTCCAGAGGATCAGGAAAACGGTGATTGAGCTTCTGCTCGTGAACCACCCCCTTGAGTGCCCCGTGTGCGATAAGGGCGGTGAATGTACGCTTCAGGATCTCACCTACGAAGTCGGACTCACCAAGGTCCGCTTTGACGCCAAACCCGCCGACACACCGGTTGACCACACCAACCCTTTTATTGAGAGGGACGTGGACAGATGTGTGCTCTGCGGACGCTGCGTAAGAATCTGTGACGAAGTGGTAAATATACAGGCGATAAGCTTCATAAACCGCGGCATGGAAACAATGATCGGAACAGCTTTCGATCAGCCGTGGAACTGCGAATTCTGCGGACAGTGCATAAGCGTCTGCCCCGTGGGTTCGCTTAACAACAGAGTTTATCTCTTCAAAAACAGACCGTGGAACCTTGAAAAAACGGATTCCGTATGCGGTCTCTGCGGATGCGGCTGCTACATAGAGCTTGAAACCGAAGGCAGTGAGCTTTACAGAATGGGCGAGCTTCCCGAAAAGGGCGCAAACCACGGCAATCTCTGCGCGAAGGGCAGATTCGGCTTTGAATTTGTAAACAGCGTGAAGCGGGAAACCTCTGCGAAAGTCAGAGCCGCAGGGGAACTTGCCGATGCGGACTTCGATCAGGCTGTGGTGACTGTTGCTGAAAAAGTTAAAAGCATCAGGGCTCAGCACGGAGCGGAAGCTGTCGCGGTTCTCGTTTCGCCGAGGCTCACCAACGAAGAGGCGTTCCTTGCGAATAAGCTTGCCAAGGAAGTGATAGGAACAGGCGGCATGTATGCCCTTGAGCCGCATTCATCACTCCCCGAAGCCACTTACGCCGACATAGAAAAAAGTGACGCTGTAGCGGTGCTCAATATAGATGTAACTGAAGCCAATCCCATTCTCGGTCTTGCGGTCAGAGCCGCTGCCAGAATGAACGAGGCTCCGCTTTATGTCTTCTACCCTTCGGAAACAGCCCTGAAAAGACTCGCTGAAAAGCAGTTCACCGGAACCCCCGATGAGGTGTACGCGAGCATGACAAGGCTGGTTGAAGGACAGGGCGCTGAGGCTGCCGTGCTTGAAGTTCTCAAAAAAGCAGAGAAGCCGGTAGCGGTTTACAACCCATACAATACGGCGGATCTCTGGTTCGTTTCAGAGCTGAAAAAACAGGTTCCGGCACTTAAACTCGCGGCGGCAAGAGCCAAGGCAAACTCTCAGGGTATTGTTGACATGGGTGCTCTGGACGCGGCGAAGCTGAAAGAAGGAATACAGAACAAAACGATAAAAGCTCTTCTTTGCTTCGGTGAAAACCCTGCGGTGAGAACAGGCTGGGCGGATCTTTCACTGGATTCTCTCGAACTGCTCGCTGTTACGGATCCTTTCATGAGCGAAACGGCTAAAAAAGCCTCCGTTTATATCCCTGTGGCAACATACGCAGAGAAGGACGGTAGCTTCACAAGCCTTGAGGGAAGAGTGCAGACGGTAAACAGGGCTCTCTGCAAAGGGCTTAAAACCGATGCCGAAGTCGTGGCTGCTCTTGCGGCAAGGCTCGGCGGCAGTCTGCCTTCCTGCTCATGCGAAGTGAGAGAGCTGATACGCAAAGAGGTTCCCCTTTACAAAGAAGCCGACTTTGACGGCGGAGTAATAAGCTACCCCTATGCGGTGAAAGGCGAATTTGAAAAGCCTGCGAAAGCGGCTGCGGGAGAGGGCGCTTACTTCCTCTACCCCTCATCACTCAGACTTCATTCAGGCTCATACACCAGATGGTCTCCGGATCTCGCCAAGGTTTACGGCGAGCCTAAGCTTGAGATTTCCCCCGCTGACGCGGAGGCTCTCGGACTCGGTGACGGAGACGCTGTGAGCGTGAGCGCTGCGGGGATCACTAAGGTCTTCAAGGTTCATGTGGAAAAACACATGACGAAAGGCTGTGCGGCTCTGCCGGAAGACTACGTCGACACGGCGCAGATCTTCAGCAAAGGCAGATACCACAAAGTGTCTCTGGGTAAAAAAGGTTGAAAGACATTAAAGATATATGAGGTAGAGGAATGTTGCTCCCTATAGTTTTCACAATAATCAAGATACTGATCATTGTAACTGTAATCCTCCTCGCGGTGGCATACATGACGTATGCCGAGCGTAAGGTTATAGGCGCAATGCAGGTACGTCTGGGGCCGATGCATACCGGACCTTACGGTCTTCTTCAGCCCATCGCGGACGCGGTGAAGCTGATCGCAAAGGAAGACCTTACGCCCGATATGGTTGACAGACCGGTTTTCATCTTAGCTCCTTTGCTTACGATGGTTCCGGCGCTGGCAGGGTTTGCCGTGATTCCCTTCGCCGACAATTTCACTGTGTTCGGCATGGAGATAAAGCCCTATATAACTGATCTTAACATTGGTCTTCTTTATGTTCTGGCGATTTCGTCCGTGGGTACTTACGGCGTTATCATGTCAGGCTGGGCTTCAAACTCAAAATACGCCCTTCTGGGCAGCCTGCGTTCTTCGGCTCAGGTGCTGAGCTACGAAACGGCTATGGGGCTTGCCCTTGTCGCGCCTGTTCTGCTGGCGGGTTCACTCTCTCTGAGAGAGATCACCCTCGCTCAGTCGGGGATGTGGTTTGTTGTTCCGCAGATAGTGGCTTTCATGGTTTACCTTATAGCCGCCATCGCAGAAACAAACAGAGCGCCCTTCGACCTTGCGGAAGCTGAGACCGAAATCGTTGCGGGCTTCCATGTGGAATACTCCTCAATGAAATTCGCCCTCTTCTTCCTTGGCGAATACGCAAATATGTACCTTGTTTCCACAATCGCCGTTGTTATGTTCCTCGGCGGATGGAACGGACCCTTTCTGCCTCCCTTGGTATGGTTCGTCCTCAAGGTTCTGTTCATTATGTTTATCTTCCTCTGGCTGAGAGCCACTCTCCCCAGACTCCGCTTCGACCAGCTTATGAGTCTCGGCTGGAAGGTACTTATACCGATCGCACTTGCCAATCTTATGATAACGGCAATCGTGGTCCACATTGTCAGGTAGGGGTGAAGCATGAAAAATATATTCGATACTCTGCTCTTAACTGAAATTTTTCAGGGTCTGGGAATTACTCTGAAACATTTGTTCAAGAAAAAGGTTACGTACAAATACCCCTTTGAGGATACCCCGATTTTCCCGAGGTTCAGAGGGGTGCAGTATATCAAAACCCACGAGAACGGCGCTACGAAATGTGTGGGCTGCTATCTCTGTCAGAAGGTATGCCCTTCCGAGTGCATACACATAGTGACAGACTGCGGTCCTAACGGCGAAAGACTGATCCGCAAATACGAGCTTGATCTTTCCCGCTGCATTTACTGCGGTTTCTGCGAAGAGGCATGCCCTGTCGACGCTGTTCACATGGGACGCAACTATCACACGACAGACTCAACAAGAGACCATTATGTGATAAACATGAAAACTCTTTCTGAAAACTACAAAAAGGAACTGGCTGACGCACAGGCTAAAGGAGAGCAGTTATGATGGCGCAGGTTGCATTTTACATTCTTGCGGGTTTGGCTGTGGTATCAGCTCTCGGTGTTATCACCCGTGAGAACCCCGTTCACTCGGCTCTATGGATGCTCCTCACGTTTTTCAGCGTTGCGGGAATCTTTGTTCAGCTCGGTGCGGAATTCGTCGCGGCGATTCAGGTTCTCGTCTACGCAGGCGCGATTCTGGTTCTGTATCTCTTCGTGGTCATGCTGCTTAACCCCCGTTCGGGCGGTTTCATAAGGATGCCCGCTAAATACATAATCGGATCGGCTGTTTCGATTGTGGTCTTCTTTCAGATAGCTATAACCATCTGGAGCTCCGGCATTCTCAAAACCGGCGCTATCGGACCGCTCCCCTACGCCGAAGGCATGAACAACGTCAGAGCATACGGAAACGTACTGTTCACTAAGTATCTGGTACCCTTTGAAATCGCTTCCATACTTCTTCTTGTTGCGATGATCGGTGCCATCGTAATAGCAAGAAAGGACTAGGAGGGGATTATGGAATTGACGCTGGCTCATTACCTTATACTCAGCGCGGTTATATTCGCCCTTGGAATGACAGGGGTACTGATAAGGAAAAACCTCATCGTTATGTTTATGTCGCTGGAGCTTATGCTCAATGCGGTGAACATCAATCTGGCTGCTTTTTCCAACTATCTGCAGGATATGACCGGACAGATTTTCATAGTCTTCGTCATGGCGGTTGCCGCTGCGGAGGCCGCAGTGGGACTCGCGCTCATTATCAGTCTGTTTCGGAACAAGCAGACTATTAATGCCGAAGAACTTAATATTATGAGAGGATAGGGGTAGGATATGCATTTGGAGGTCTTGATACTTCTCGGGCCGTTGGTTGCTTTTCTTATCAACGGTCTGTTCGGAAGGCTCTACATCAAAAATAACGCGCATTTTGTCGCGATTGCGGGTGTCGGTCTTTCATGGATTGTGTCCATCATCACTTTTTTCAGAGTGATGGGCGGTCACAGTGTGGATGCCACCCTATATAACTGGGTTGCCGCGGGCAAGTTCAGTGTTCCCTTCGGAATACTTGTCGACCCGCTTACAGCAATAATGCTCATAGTGGTTACCACCGTCAGCACTATGGTGCACATCTACTCAATGGGATATATGCACGATGACGAAGGCTACTGGAGATTCTTCACTTATCTCTCTGTGTTCACCTTCTCAATGCTCATACTCGTTATGGGCAACAACTTCCTCATGCTTTTCGTGGGCTGGGAGCTTGTGGGTCTTTCATCCTACCTGCTTATCGGTTTCTGGTTCTATAAAAAGAGTGCTGCGGACGCATGTAAGAAAGCTTTCGTAATGAACAGGGTAGGTGACTTCGGTTTCTACATTGGTCTTCTGCTCGTTATAATCACCTTTAAAGGTCTTAACTACAGCGATGCTTTCCAGTATGAGTCCATTCAGGCGATAAAAGCCAGCACTTACACAGTGTTCGGCATGCAGTTCAGCCTGATCGACCTCATGACGCTCGGTCTCTTCTGCGGCGCCATGGGTAAATCAGCTCAGTTTCCGCTGCATACTTGGCTGCCCGACGCGATGGAAGGTCCCACACCGGTTTCGGCTCTTATCCACGCCGCGACGATGGTTACGGCAGGGGTCTACATGGTTGCGCGCTGCAACGCTCTGTTCGCTGAGGCGCACATCACCAGCATGCTTGTTGTGTATGTCGGTATGTTCACCGCTTTACTCGGCGCTACCATAGGTCTTACACAGTACGACCTTAAGCGCATACTCGCATACTCAACAGTTTCCCAGCTCGGCTACATGATAATGGCTACCGGCGTGGGCGCTTATGTTGCGGGTATATTCCACCTGTTTACACACGCTTTCTTCAAGGGTCTTCTTTTCCTCTGCTCAGGTTCTGTTATGCACGCTATGCACGGCGACCTTGATGTGAGAAAGATGGGCGGACTTAAAAAGAAAATGCCGATTACATACTGGACATACCTCATAGGCTGTATAGCCATTGCCGGTATCCCACCCCTTGCGGGCTTCTGGTCAAAGGACGAAATCCTCGCCATGACCTTCGCGAACGGTCACATGTTCCCTTGGTTCGTGGCGACTGTGGTTGCGGGCATGACGGCTTTCTATATGTTCCGTTCCTTCTTCCTCGTGTTTGAGGGAACTCCCAGAGACCAGCATATGCACGACCATGCCCACGAATCACCCGCTTCAATGACCGCTCCGCTGGTCTTCCTCGCCATTCTTTCTGTTCTGGCGGGCGCAGTGTTCGGTTATCCGCTGGAAAACGGCTTCATACACCACTTCCTCGGACCGGTACTCACCCCTGAAGGAGCGCACCCGCACCATCTTGAGCACTCGACAGCTCTGATGCTGATGGTACTCTCCATAGTGGTTGCCTCTGCGGGCATATTCGTAAGCTGGCTGTATTACATCAAGGTTCCCTCACTGCCGGGAAAAACCGTCAAGGCTTTCAAGCCCGTCCATACCTTCTTTTACAACAAGTGGTTCTTCGACGAGCTTTATGACGCGATTATCGTTTTCCCCATAGTGACTATCTCCAAGTTCCTTTGGAGAGGCTTTGACGTAAACGTGATAGACTTCACCGTAAACGCATTCGGCAAAGTGCCCATGTTCATCGGCGGAGTGGCAAGACACCTTCAGACAGGGCGCATGCAGACATACATCTTTACGATGGTTGTCGGCGTGATCGTGCTGTTCACAATATTTTACACGGTATAAGGGGGAGTTAAGAGATGATGGAAAACATCCTTTCAATACTGATTTTCTTCCCGCTGGTTGCCGCTTTTGTCATTTTCCTGTTCCTCCGGGGCGGAAAAACTACGATGTGGGCGACTTTCATCGCAACCATTATTGAGCTCATCCTCACTATACCGCTGATGACCTCATTTGATAAGACAACAGCAGCAATGCAGTTCGTCGAAAAGGCTGACTGGATCCCCGCTCTGGGAGTTCAGTATTATGTAGGAGTTGATGGAATATCAATTCTCATGATTTTCCTTACGACTCTGCTCACGGCGATTGCGGTTCTCGGTTCCTTCACCTACATCCAGAAGCGCCAGAGAGAGTTCTATCTCGCTCTGCTCGTGCTGGAAACAGGAATGGTCGGCGTATTCCTCGCCCTTGACTTCTTCCTTTTCTACATCTTCTGGGAGGCTATGCTCATACCCATGTACCTTATAATAGGCGTATGGGGCGGCAAAAGAAGGATATACGCAGCGGTTAAGTTCTTCCTTTTCACCCTTGCGGGTTCAGTGCTTATGATGCTTGCAATCATAGCCCTGTTCTTCAAGCACGGCGAAATTACGGGAGTATACACATTCGATATAATGGCTATCACCGCTCAGGCTGTTAAATACACAGCGGGATTCCAGACTATCATATTCCTCGCCTTCTTCCTCGGCTTCGCCATCAAGGTTCCCATGTTTCCGGTTCATACATGGCTTCCTGATGCGCACGTTGAGGCGCCCACGGCAGGTTCGGTTATACTTGCGGGCGTACTGCTTAAAATGGGCACATACGGATTTTTAAGATTCTGCCTTCCCATAACTCCGGCGGCTTCCATAAGCTTCATGCCTTTTGTCGCGATCCTTTCCGTGATAGCGATTGTTTACGGCGCGCTGGTGGCTATGGTGCAGAGTGATGTTAAAAAGCTTGTTGCCTACTCCTCTGTGAGCCATATGGGCTTTGTGACTCTCGGTATCTACGCCATAAATCAGGCAGGGATCGAGGGCGGCATCCTCCAGATGTTCAACCACGGTATAATAACAGGCGCGCTGTTCCTTCTGATCGGCGCAATATATGAAAGAACCCACACAAGGGAGATTTCCGAGTACGGCGGTATAGCGGCAAGCGTGCCGATGTTCGCCACAATCTTCCTTATATTCACCATGGGTTCCATAGGTCTTCCGGGCATGGGCGCATTCATAGGTGAGTTTCTTGTCCTTGTGGGTGCGTTTGAAGCTTTCAGTGACTATGCGATAATAGCCGCCAGCGGCGTTATCTTCGCGGCTGTGTACATGCTCTGGATGTACCAGAGAGTGCTTTACGAAAGCCTCAACAAACGCTGGGAAAACCTGAAAGACATGAACCTCAGAGAGATAATCTACATTATGCCTCTCTTGATCATTGTTTTCTGGGTCGGTATTTACCCTGAAACATTCACATCCTATATGCACGAAAGCGTGAGACACCTTGTTGAGCAAGTGTTTAGCGCCGGCGTGGCGATGAAATAAGGAGGCTGATGATGACACCGCAGTTATTTAATGACATCATCACGGTTTACCCCGAAATTCTGATGACGATATTCGCGCTTACGCTTATCGTTATTGATGTTGTGGCGGGGGATAAAATGAAGGCAAGCGTGGGCTACTTCGGCATAGCATTCGTCGTTCTTGTGGCTCTTCTCTGTCCTGCCGGACCTTTTATCGGCTTCAGCAATATGCTTATATGGGACAACTTCAGCTATGTGTTCTTCCTGATATTCGCAATGGCGTACACACTGACCACACTCGGTTCCATAGAGTATCTGAAAGACAGAAACATACTGAAAGGCGAAATCTACATAGTTATGTTCTTCAGCCTCATCGGCATGATGTTTATGGTCAGTGCAAATGACCTCACTATCTTCTATGTGGGTCTTGAGACCATGGCGATTTCAATGTATGTTCTCGCCGGCTTCAACAAACACTGCCTCAAGTCAAACGAAGCAGGCGTTAAGTATTTCCTTATGGGCGCTTTCTCCTCAGGTCTTTTCCTGTACGGGCTGTCGTTCATATACGGACTTACCGGAAGCCTCACCTACACAGACATAGCCGCCGCTCTTCAGGGGCACGGCAGTGATTCTCTGGGCATTAAGTTCGGTCTTCTGCTTATGCTTGTGGGCTTTGCGTTCAAAATATCCGCAGTCCCCTTCCATATGTGGGCTCCGGATGTTTACACCGGTTCTCCCACACCTATAGCGGGCTTTATGACTGTCGCTCCCAAGGCGGCTGCGTTCGGCGCGCTTATACGCTTTACATGGGTTGCCGTGGCTCCCGCTTCCGAGCAGTGGACACTCTTCTTCACCATCCTTGCCGTTCTTACAATGACATACGGCAACCTTGTGGCTCTCGCTCAGGAAAATGTGAAGAGGATGCTTGCCTACTCAGCAATAGCCCATGCGGGTTATATGCTCATAGGTCTCGTGACCATGACTCCGGAAGGGTTCAGAGCGATCACAATCTATCTGCTGATTTACAGCTTCATGAATATCGGCGCTTTTACAGTCATCGGACTGCTTAAAAACAAGGGCATGATAGATGATGAGAGAATAGAAAGCTTCGCGGGACTCTCCAAAAAGAATCCTCTCGTTGCTCTTGCCATGCTGCTTTTCATGTTCTCTCTGGCGGGCATTCCTCCGCTTGCGGGATTCGTGGGCAAGTTCTATATCTTTGTCGCCGCTATCAAGGCAGAAATGTACTGGCTTGCCGTAGTGGGTGTCCTCAACAGCGCCCTTGCGTGCTACTACTATATGCGAGTTACAATATTCATGTACTTCAGAGAGTCGGAATACGAAACCGAGCTTACGCTTAAAGCTCCCGCCTTTGTGGCAACTTTTATAGCTGCTGTGCTGGTGGTGCTTGTGGGTTTCTTCCCCTCTTTCTTCGTAAACCTTGTAAGCTCGCTTACGGTATAACGGGGTAAAATGATGGAAGCATCTGTAAGGAAAGCACTCGAAGAGGCAAGAGAGAAAAAAGCACTGTCGTATGAGTTTTATAACAAACTGCTTAAGGTCGTGAGTGATCTCAGCACCAAGGAGCTTATTAAGGATCTTATGGAGCAGAAGAAAAAGCATCAAGAGATCATTGAGCAGGCGCTTGAGACAGGTTCTCTTGATAACCTCGGGCTGGATGTGAGCTGCCGCTGGAAAGGGCTCGGGATAGGCAAAGGTGTCAAACCCGAAGTCGTAACCGGTGAGCTCACTGTTCAGGATGTGCTTCTGATAGCCATCAGATACGAAGATAACTCAGTGAAGTACTATGAAGAACTGTCTGAAAAGTTTAAGGGAACTCCCGCAGGGGAAGTTTTCTTCAAGCTGGCAAGCGATGAGGCATGCCATAGGAACGATGTTCAGCGCATGTATGACGACATAGTAAATCTTGAGAATTAAAAAGGCGGCTGTACTGTTGTCTTTATACCTAGGCGGGGGCTGATGCTCCCGCCTTTTTTATTTTACGGTAAAAATTTACCGTCCATGGAAATTTTTATACACGCTCACGCCGTGGTGAACACGGCTTCACTTCGCACGGCGCATTATCTGTCTTGCCGCTCCAAAAACTACATCCTGTGTTTTTTCCGCACACGCTCGCGCCGAAACAGGTTCGGCTTCGCTTCGCACGGCGCAGTTCCATCCATGGAACTGTTTGCGTCCCGAGGAAAGAAGAGGACATTAATAATTACCCTTCAACAAGCCCCTTTTCTGTGAGGAACATTTTGCGGGCGCCGATTTTTTCGATGAAGTTGAGGTCATGGGAGACGATCAGCATTGTTTTGTCTATGTCCCTGAGTATTTCAGCGAGTTTATCTTCGCTTTTTTTGTCCAGAGCGGCGGACGGCTCATCAAGTAAAAGTATCTCAGGCTTCATCACGAGAACGGACGCGAGGGCTACCATCTTCTTTTCCCCGCCTGAGAGGTTCAGGGTGACACGGTCACGGAGATGACGTATATGCAGCTCGCTGAGCATGGCTTCCGCCTTCGCCACAGCCTCAGGCTGCTTCATGCCGTCATTCAGGAGACCGAACGCAACCTCTTCTATCACTGTAGGGGCGATTATCTGATCATCCGGATCCTGAAAAAGGAAGCCGATCTCCCGCCTTGCCTGAGTGAAGTCTTTTTCCGTCACTAATTTTCTGTGATGTATCTCAACATGTCCGCCGCATACAGCGCCGAGACCGACAATTGCCTTAAGCAGAGTGGTTTTGCCTGCCCCATTGGGACCGAGAACGGCGATTTTGTCTTTATGAGTGAGGTTGATGCTTACGTTTTCAAAGAGAATCTTGTCCGCTGTGCGGCATGAGATGCTGTTCAGGGAAAGTGTGCAGCTCATATAAGCTGCCCGATTGTAAGCGCTGTCTGAATAAGGAGCACAAACACCAGAGCCGCATCGGATGCGGTCAGAGAGTGAGTATTGAAGGGATAAAGCTTTCCTTTAAATCCTCTGAGAATCATTGCGTGATGAAGCGATTTTGCCTTTTCCATGCTTTTTACGAACAGCATACCCACCAGATACCCGAATGTTTTGTAAGTGAACAGGTTAGTTTTCGGATTAAAGCACCGTATCCGCAGAGAGTCACGCATTTTTTTGTACTCAGCGCCGAGAATCTCAATGTATTTTATAACAAAGAATAAAAGTACTGTAAACCTGTCGGGAAATTTCAGCCCGCAGAAGCCGTAGTAAATCCCCATTGCTCCGTGGGGAGCGAAAAGGAGCAAATTTGCGCTGAGAATCAGGTTTGCCCTGAGAAAAATCAGAAGAGCGTATGATGTGTCACGATGGAAAATGAGAACTGTGGCACATATGAAAAGTATCACAAGATTAAGCCTAAGCAGGCGGAGGAAGGGACGGAAAGCAGATTTGAAAGACACGGCAGCCAGAAACAGGGCGAATACAGCGTCATACGCTGTTATTTCTGTCCTGAACGCGATCAGCAGAGAGTAAACCACGGCAGCGGCTATGGCGACAGCGGGAGAGAACTTCATTTCTTCCTGAAAAGCATGAAAAGACCGAAGATTCCGAAGAGGTAGCCTATCCCCGCGATAATCTTATCTGTATTTGTGCGTCCCTTGTCTATCGCTGCCTGTATTTCAACAGTCTGCTTGCCCAGCTCCTGACGGATCATAGAACGCAAAGCATCTTCATCAACAGTCGGCAGAGTTTCTGTTTTTTCGGAGGTCTCACTGTTTTCCGTCAGCGGTTCAGCCGTTACCTCCGCCTTGGCGAAGTGCCCCATGCCTGCGTCAACATTAACGAAGAATGAAGAGGGCAGCTCTCCGCTGAGCACAGCTTCTCCGTTTTCACTGAGGGTTCCTTTGAACAGAACATGCCCGTCTGTTCCTGTGACCGTATAAGCGCAGCTTTTGCAGTAGGTTCCGTCGCCGAAGTAGGATGTTATGTTCAGGGTGCCGCCTTCATAGACGGCAAGCACATTGAGTCTGTGAGCATGAGCGGCTGAAAATGCTGAAAAA is a genomic window of Geovibrio thiophilus containing:
- a CDS encoding energy-coupling factor transporter transmembrane component T family protein, which codes for MKFSPAVAIAAAVVYSLLIAFRTEITAYDAVFALFLAAVSFKSAFRPFLRLLRLNLVILFICATVLIFHRDTSYALLIFLRANLILSANLLLFAPHGAMGIYYGFCGLKFPDRFTVLLFFVIKYIEILGAEYKKMRDSLRIRCFNPKTNLFTYKTFGYLVGMLFVKSMEKAKSLHHAMILRGFKGKLYPFNTHSLTASDAALVFVLLIQTALTIGQLI